CGAAGCCGTGGGAATGACTCGCCAGCCTTCGTGTTCCAACTCGATCAGGGTAGCCGTGGCGATCGCCTCAACTTCCGGCACAAAATGAGTGAAGCTCGTTTCCTGCTCAATTAAAATTATGATGGATTTTATTGATAAAACTTTTATAATTACGGGCGCATCTGCGGGGATTGGAAAAGCTTTAGCCCTCAAACTAGCTTCCCAAGGCGCCAAACTCGTTCTTGCTGCACGAAATCAAGACGCTTTAGAAAAAATAGCTGATGCTTGTATTCAAAGTGGGACTCAAGCTTTAAGCGTTCCCACCGATGTCACAAAGCCCGAAGATTGCTGTCATTTAATCGAGCAAACCGTGAAATATTTTGGCAGTATTGATGGACTGGTCAATAATGCAGGGATCAGTATGTCAGTGCGATTTGAAGAGGTCAAAGATCTCACGTTATTTGAGCGGATTATGCAGGTGAATTATCTAGGTTCTGTTTATTGTACCTATTATGCACTTCCCTATCTAAAAACCTCTAAAGGATTGCTGGTGGCGATTTCATCTTTGACGGGTAAAACAGGAATTCCAACCCGTTCTGGATATGCAGCCAGTAAACACGCAATGCAAGGTTTTTTTGATTCTTTACGAATTGAATTACGGGGGACGGGGGTAGATGTGTTAGTGGTTTCTCCGGGTTTTGTTGCTACGGATATTCGGAACCGAATTTTGGGAGCCGATGGACAACCAATGGTTACAGGTTTACCAAAGGGGCAAAAAGATATCATGTCGATTGAGGAATGTACCGAGCAGATTTTCAGGGCAATGCAAGAAAGAAAACGAGAATTAGTAATGACAAGTCAAGGACGTTTGGGGCATTGGCTCAAATTAATTGCACCGGATTTATTGGATAGAATAATTTACCGAAAATTTCTTTCAAAACTCGATTAATGGGATGCCATTTTATCGATTTCTGCTGTGTTCCAGTTGGTCAAATGAATATTAATTCAAAAATTACTTTAGGTTTAGCCCATAAGGGCATTGAGCCGAGATACGTGTAAAAAAGTGCAAGATAAACCGCCAAAGCCTTATCCAATCTAGGTTTCGAGTAAAGAAACTGGGAGAGGAATAGCCTGTTCCCAAGGTTGAGGAATATTCTTCCAATCCACCACATAATCCCCGTAGCGCTTAATATGTCGGGTCAAGTAGGGACTCCTATTAAGTTTAAATGCGTAACAGCTTATCCTTCTTATCGCTAAGAGTTTGGCGTAATATGACTTAACTAGAAGTTTTTGGAGATTCCGAGCTTTCGCATTTTGTCCCGATAATGATGCTTGGTAAATTCTCTTTTGCAGCTTAAATACTACCCGTTGAACTTTCGCCCAATTGATAGAATTCCATGCAGTCGTAGTCTTGATTATACTCGTTTTCACCGTTTTAACTGCTAATTGAAACCTTACCTAACAACTAAACCGGAATCTATCAGCGTATCCTAGACATTACATCTAGGCTTTGGCTTCTGACTCCATCTCTCGCCCTCATAACATCCGCCTTAGATTTGTGGCTAC
This genomic window from Planktothrix sp. FACHB-1365 contains:
- a CDS encoding SDR family oxidoreductase; protein product: MMDFIDKTFIITGASAGIGKALALKLASQGAKLVLAARNQDALEKIADACIQSGTQALSVPTDVTKPEDCCHLIEQTVKYFGSIDGLVNNAGISMSVRFEEVKDLTLFERIMQVNYLGSVYCTYYALPYLKTSKGLLVAISSLTGKTGIPTRSGYAASKHAMQGFFDSLRIELRGTGVDVLVVSPGFVATDIRNRILGADGQPMVTGLPKGQKDIMSIEECTEQIFRAMQERKRELVMTSQGRLGHWLKLIAPDLLDRIIYRKFLSKLD